The following proteins are co-located in the Spirosoma montaniterrae genome:
- a CDS encoding FAD-dependent oxidoreductase translates to MNRNIRATSNHTAPADRYDAIVVGSGISGGWAAKELTQKGLRVLLLERGRPVEHVTDYSTAMQAPWEFPHRGRKTFDDTEAYRIQSKNYGVDETNKHFYVNEIENPYVQTQPNEFVWARGHQVGGRSLTWGRQCYRWSDLDFEANLKETIGVDWPIRYADIAPWYTYVEKFVGISGSREGMAHLPDSEFLPPMPMNCAEKHLSATVAKTYADRRVIIGRVANLTQPKIARGVCQFRNLCDRGCPFGGYFSSNAATLPVAAATGRLTLRPHSIVTEVLYDDRTKRAKGVAVLDAETGKTYEYFSRILFLNASTISTAFLMLRSTSARFPNGLGNDSGELGRNLMTHSKINVRGHYEGFLDQYTFGRRANGIYVPRFRNVAKAHPDFRRGYNYQGGASRPRTSPADVQAGFGADLKEALTKPAPYWNVGLTGFGEQLPDPANVVRVSQTVKDKWGLPVPELTWRWLPNDIAMMTDAAREATAMLDAAGCRNIVAEPISQLRSTVHEMGTARMGRDPKTSVLNAHNQIHACKNVFVTDGACMTSASCVNPSLTYMALTARAADFAVKELKRQNL, encoded by the coding sequence ATGAATCGCAACATACGGGCAACCTCCAATCATACCGCACCGGCGGATCGTTACGACGCTATTGTTGTTGGCTCCGGCATTAGCGGGGGTTGGGCGGCTAAAGAGCTGACACAAAAAGGATTGCGGGTGTTGCTGCTCGAACGCGGTCGGCCTGTAGAACACGTCACCGATTATTCAACGGCTATGCAGGCTCCGTGGGAGTTTCCGCACCGGGGCCGCAAAACCTTCGACGACACCGAAGCCTACCGCATTCAGTCGAAAAACTACGGCGTCGATGAAACGAATAAGCACTTCTACGTCAACGAGATCGAGAACCCCTACGTGCAAACCCAGCCCAACGAGTTTGTGTGGGCGCGGGGACATCAGGTGGGCGGGCGGTCGCTGACGTGGGGGCGGCAGTGTTATCGCTGGAGCGATCTGGATTTTGAAGCAAATCTGAAAGAGACTATTGGCGTCGACTGGCCCATTCGCTACGCCGACATCGCACCCTGGTACACCTACGTCGAAAAATTCGTTGGTATCAGCGGGAGTCGCGAAGGCATGGCGCATTTGCCCGACAGCGAATTTCTGCCGCCAATGCCCATGAACTGCGCCGAAAAACACCTCTCGGCAACGGTAGCCAAAACCTACGCCGACCGGCGCGTCATCATCGGGCGCGTAGCCAATCTGACGCAGCCCAAAATAGCCCGGGGCGTGTGCCAGTTCCGCAATCTCTGCGACCGGGGTTGCCCTTTCGGTGGTTATTTTAGTTCTAATGCAGCTACGTTACCCGTAGCCGCAGCAACAGGGCGGCTTACCCTGCGCCCGCACAGCATCGTAACGGAGGTATTGTATGACGACCGCACCAAACGGGCCAAAGGCGTGGCGGTGCTGGATGCCGAAACAGGCAAAACCTACGAGTACTTCTCACGAATTCTGTTCCTCAATGCCAGCACCATCAGTACGGCATTTCTGATGCTGCGTTCTACCTCAGCCCGCTTTCCAAACGGATTAGGCAACGACTCCGGGGAGTTGGGGCGCAACCTGATGACGCACTCAAAAATCAACGTGCGGGGCCATTATGAGGGGTTTTTAGATCAGTATACGTTTGGTCGGCGGGCCAATGGCATTTACGTACCGCGTTTCCGCAATGTCGCCAAAGCGCACCCCGATTTCCGGCGGGGTTATAACTACCAGGGCGGAGCCAGCCGACCGCGTACCTCGCCAGCCGATGTGCAGGCCGGTTTTGGAGCCGATCTGAAAGAGGCACTGACCAAGCCCGCACCTTACTGGAATGTGGGGCTAACCGGCTTCGGCGAACAACTCCCCGACCCGGCCAACGTAGTGCGCGTAAGTCAGACGGTGAAAGACAAGTGGGGTCTGCCCGTGCCTGAACTGACGTGGCGGTGGTTGCCCAACGACATTGCCATGATGACCGACGCGGCCCGCGAAGCCACGGCCATGCTCGACGCTGCCGGTTGCCGCAACATAGTGGCCGAACCCATCAGCCAACTACGCTCTACGGTCCACGAAATGGGTACTGCCCGCATGGGCCGCGATCCAAAAACGAGCGTACTGAATGCCCATAATCAGATTCATGCCTGCAAAAACGTGTTCGTTACCGATGGTGCCTGCATGACCTCCGCATCCTGCGTAAACCCTTCGCTGACCTACATGGCCCTGACCGCCCGCGCGGCTGACTTTGCCGTAAAAGAGCTGAAGCGACAGAATTTGTAA
- a CDS encoding LacI family DNA-binding transcriptional regulator yields the protein MKKGVTLKDLARELRLSVSAVSKALRNDPEISPATSQRVTELAQTWNYVPNEAARRLKQSRTFTIGVIIPDLFDQFYALALPGIEESAVQHRYNVLITQTHEDLNKEQQLIETMLRNRVDGIIIASTSHTYKTDFVRRLNAFGIPVVFLMRNARDRSHYSVTNDSFTGSRQAVAYLIAQGHRRVAHLRGPYSLATSQIRHDGYQQALHDHQIPYDPYLVQTSDLTTESTFDCMQALMRLPDPPTAMLTFKSYVTLDAIEFLKTHYPERVNTISFVGFGTLPLLKYINYRPLASVEADPFTVGAEAFRLLLHQLTHNTDLDLTDRNVRVPCLLTVY from the coding sequence ATGAAAAAAGGCGTTACGTTGAAAGACCTGGCTCGCGAACTGCGACTCTCGGTGTCGGCAGTGTCTAAAGCATTGCGCAACGACCCCGAAATCAGCCCGGCTACCAGTCAACGCGTGACGGAACTGGCCCAAACCTGGAACTACGTACCGAACGAAGCCGCCCGCCGACTTAAACAGAGCCGAACGTTTACCATCGGTGTCATCATTCCCGACCTGTTCGATCAGTTTTATGCACTGGCGTTGCCCGGTATCGAAGAATCAGCCGTGCAGCACCGCTACAACGTACTCATCACGCAAACCCACGAAGACCTCAACAAAGAGCAGCAACTCATCGAAACAATGCTCCGCAACCGGGTCGATGGTATTATCATTGCCAGCACGTCGCATACCTACAAAACTGATTTCGTTCGTCGGCTCAATGCCTTCGGTATTCCGGTTGTGTTTCTGATGCGGAATGCCCGCGACCGTTCGCACTACAGCGTGACCAACGACTCATTTACCGGTAGTCGGCAGGCCGTTGCTTATCTGATTGCGCAGGGGCATCGGCGGGTAGCGCATCTGCGCGGGCCGTATAGTCTGGCAACCAGTCAGATACGCCATGATGGCTATCAGCAGGCACTACACGATCATCAGATTCCGTATGACCCCTATTTAGTACAAACCTCCGACCTGACCACCGAGTCGACTTTCGACTGTATGCAGGCGTTGATGCGGCTACCCGACCCGCCCACGGCGATGCTGACATTCAAAAGTTACGTAACCTTAGACGCCATCGAGTTTTTGAAAACCCATTACCCGGAGCGCGTAAACACCATTTCGTTCGTTGGTTTCGGTACGCTGCCATTGCTTAAATACATTAATTACCGCCCGTTAGCTTCCGTTGAAGCCGACCCGTTTACGGTGGGGGCCGAAGCGTTCCGGCTGCTGCTCCATCAACTCACCCACAATACCGACCTTGACCTCACCGACCGAAACGTGAGGGTGCCCTGCCTGCTGACAGTGTATTAG
- a CDS encoding transposase, with translation MISKRDYIEYLLSTPFNYTCTNMADHKPNLSHDVVTDFLSQERFTPADLWAIVQAHIDDSDSAAVIVDDSVQDKRYSRFIDLVKKQYSGNEQGTVKGIGLVNLVHTAGNDAPCWPIDYRIFHPETDGKTKNDLFQEMFTRLITHKHLKASRILFDSWYASVDNLKLIHRAGWTFFTTLKSNRLVSLHRDTGYQHLDTLLFTEQTLATGLIIKLKEVPFQVKLFKMVAPNGDIDWVITNDLAASVNRFVAELANDTRWQIETFHRSFKQLTGSERCQCRKARSQRNHLACCYQAWVALQVKAKQTGKTLYRLRTELFSDYLRNELANPRIKAITI, from the coding sequence ATGATTTCAAAACGGGATTACATTGAGTACTTGCTCAGCACACCCTTCAACTACACCTGCACCAACATGGCGGACCACAAACCTAACTTAAGCCATGATGTAGTCACGGATTTCCTGTCTCAGGAACGATTTACACCGGCTGACTTGTGGGCTATCGTTCAAGCACACATTGACGATTCAGACAGCGCAGCCGTGATCGTCGATGATAGTGTGCAGGACAAGCGATACTCCCGGTTTATTGACTTGGTTAAGAAGCAATATTCTGGTAATGAGCAGGGTACGGTGAAAGGGATTGGGCTGGTCAACCTGGTTCATACGGCGGGTAACGATGCTCCATGTTGGCCGATTGACTACCGCATTTTTCACCCAGAAACGGACGGCAAGACCAAGAACGATCTTTTTCAAGAGATGTTTACGCGGCTCATCACCCACAAACACCTCAAAGCCAGCCGTATACTCTTCGATTCATGGTACGCTTCGGTTGATAACCTCAAGCTAATTCATCGGGCTGGTTGGACCTTCTTCACCACACTGAAGAGCAACCGGCTGGTGAGTCTGCACCGAGATACGGGCTATCAACACCTGGACACCTTGCTATTTACAGAGCAAACGTTGGCTACCGGGCTGATTATCAAACTCAAAGAGGTTCCTTTTCAGGTAAAGTTGTTCAAGATGGTTGCCCCAAACGGCGACATTGACTGGGTCATTACCAATGACTTAGCTGCATCTGTAAATCGGTTTGTCGCTGAGTTAGCCAACGACACCCGCTGGCAGATCGAAACTTTCCATCGGAGCTTTAAGCAGTTGACAGGTTCAGAACGGTGTCAATGCCGCAAAGCCCGTTCTCAACGCAACCACTTAGCCTGTTGTTATCAGGCTTGGGTGGCACTACAAGTCAAGGCCAAACAAACTGGAAAGACCCTCTACCGCCTACGGACAGAATTGTTCTCTGACTATCTCCGAAATGAGTTAGCCAACCCCAGAATCAAAGCAATCACCATCTAA
- the uxuA gene encoding mannonate dehydratase, translating into MRLLQSWRWFGPNDPVTLTDIRQTGATGIVTALHHMPYGEIWPVEQIRARQDEIRAAGRNGSTLDWAVIESLTVHESIKTRTGPYQQYIDKYKQSLRNIAECGLKIVTYNFMPVNDWTRTNLDYTMPDGSKALYFNWFDLAVFDIHMLRRPNAADNYPAYVVAEAEQRYARYTEAEREHLAGVVMFGIPGEERQTIPKMRDKLALYNDIDHAALRSNLIDFLREITPVADELGIRMAIHPDDPPFDILGLPRIACRADDFAQLLSAVPNESNGVCFCTGSLGANPTNDLVEMAKQIGTKIHFVHLRNVKKDEHGNFFEDDHLGGDVDMYGVMREILRIQQQVAEPIPFRPDHGHQMLDDLHKTTNPGYSCIGRMRGLAELRGLELGICRAEGW; encoded by the coding sequence ATGCGCTTACTTCAATCCTGGCGGTGGTTTGGGCCGAACGACCCCGTTACACTGACCGACATTCGGCAAACCGGGGCTACGGGCATCGTAACGGCCCTGCACCATATGCCATACGGCGAAATCTGGCCCGTTGAGCAGATTCGGGCGCGGCAAGACGAAATCCGGGCGGCTGGCCGAAACGGGTCAACGCTCGACTGGGCCGTAATCGAGAGTCTGACGGTTCACGAAAGCATCAAAACCCGCACGGGACCGTATCAGCAATATATCGACAAGTACAAGCAAAGCCTGCGCAACATTGCCGAATGCGGCCTGAAAATCGTGACGTACAATTTTATGCCCGTCAACGACTGGACTCGCACGAATCTTGATTATACGATGCCCGACGGCTCGAAAGCTCTGTATTTCAACTGGTTCGACTTAGCCGTTTTCGATATTCACATGCTCCGTCGGCCCAACGCGGCTGACAACTATCCGGCGTATGTAGTGGCTGAGGCCGAGCAGCGATATGCCCGCTATACCGAGGCCGAACGCGAACACCTTGCGGGGGTAGTGATGTTCGGCATTCCGGGCGAAGAACGGCAGACAATTCCAAAAATGCGCGACAAACTGGCCCTCTACAACGACATCGACCACGCGGCCCTCCGCAGTAATCTGATCGATTTCCTGCGCGAGATTACGCCCGTAGCCGACGAACTGGGCATTCGCATGGCGATTCATCCCGACGATCCGCCGTTCGATATTCTGGGGCTGCCGCGCATTGCCTGCCGTGCTGACGACTTCGCCCAACTGCTTTCGGCGGTGCCGAACGAGAGTAATGGCGTGTGTTTCTGTACCGGCTCGCTGGGGGCCAATCCGACCAATGATCTGGTTGAGATGGCAAAGCAGATTGGCACGAAGATTCATTTTGTACACCTGCGTAACGTAAAGAAAGACGAACACGGCAACTTTTTCGAGGACGATCACCTCGGTGGCGACGTAGACATGTACGGCGTGATGCGCGAGATTCTGCGGATTCAGCAGCAGGTGGCCGAGCCGATTCCGTTCCGGCCCGACCACGGCCATCAAATGCTCGACGATCTGCACAAAACTACCAACCCTGGCTACTCGTGCATTGGCCGGATGCGCGGCCTTGCCGAACTGCGTGGCCTGGAGTTAGGCATCTGCCGCGCCGAAGGATGGTAA
- a CDS encoding SDR family oxidoreductase: MTIDKPLTETASLFDLSQKVIVVTGATGILGESFCRSIGEAGGTVVAVGRNEAVGSNRVAELRQSGIEALFAPADVLQQADLDRVCEQTLDTYGRIDGLVNAAGGNVAEAVIGPDADLFSVSLDALRRAFDLNLYGTILPTLTFGRHLVKQGGSVVNISSMAAQSAITRVLGYSMAKAAVDNFTRWMAVESAHRYGDKLRVNAIAPGFFVTNQNRHLLTNPDGSYTARGEAVIRSTPYRRFGQPDELAGALVWLLSDASRFVNGEVICVDGGFHVFSGV; this comes from the coding sequence ATGACGATAGACAAACCACTAACTGAAACCGCTTCGCTGTTCGACCTGAGCCAGAAAGTTATTGTGGTCACAGGCGCAACGGGCATACTGGGCGAGTCATTTTGCCGGTCTATTGGCGAAGCCGGTGGCACGGTCGTGGCCGTAGGTCGCAACGAGGCCGTAGGCAGCAACCGTGTGGCTGAATTACGTCAGTCGGGTATCGAAGCCCTCTTTGCCCCCGCCGACGTGCTCCAGCAGGCCGACCTCGACCGCGTCTGCGAACAAACCCTCGATACCTACGGGCGCATCGACGGGCTGGTAAACGCGGCTGGCGGCAACGTCGCTGAAGCTGTAATTGGCCCCGACGCCGACCTGTTTTCGGTCAGTTTAGATGCCCTACGCCGGGCCTTCGACCTCAACCTGTACGGCACGATTTTGCCCACGCTAACCTTTGGCAGGCACTTGGTTAAACAGGGCGGCAGTGTCGTCAATATATCCTCCATGGCGGCTCAGTCGGCCATTACGCGGGTGTTGGGCTACTCGATGGCAAAAGCTGCGGTCGATAATTTTACGCGCTGGATGGCCGTGGAAAGTGCCCACCGGTACGGCGACAAACTACGCGTGAACGCCATTGCGCCCGGCTTTTTCGTTACTAACCAGAACCGCCACCTGCTCACCAACCCCGATGGTTCGTATACGGCGCGGGGCGAAGCCGTGATTCGTAGTACACCCTACCGCCGATTCGGCCAACCCGACGAACTGGCCGGTGCGCTCGTCTGGCTGCTATCTGATGCGTCGCGCTTCGTCAATGGCGAAGTTATCTGCGTGGATGGCGGTTTTCATGTCTTTTCAGGAGTTTAA
- the uxaC gene encoding glucuronate isomerase: protein MTTTTQPFISEDFVLENDYARSLYFDYVQHLPIVDYHNHLPPDEVANNRRYANLTEIWLKGDHYKWRAMRTNGVPESHITGEQDDWTKFRAWAQTVPYTMRNPLYHWTHMELAKPFGISKLLNADTARSIYDSCNEQLQNRWSARALLATYDVRIVCTTDDPTDDLRYHQQMRAESGPTEGEALTMLPTFRPDALLPTADVTGWRKRIDALTAASGVAVTDLNSYLEAMARRIATFDALGCRASDHGLEQMPPVAERSTALETAFKQLVAGQTPTDAGVFEQLQGYLLLELCREYHRRGWVQQFHLGALRNANTRLFRRMGPNVGGDSISDLPQVHRLALFLDALDQTDQLTKTVLYNLNPADNEAFATMIGNFQGGMTMAGSIPGKLQWGSGWWFLDQKDGMEAQINALSNMGLLSQFIGMVTDSRSFLSFSRHDYFRRILCNLLGKDIHKGLLPNDLPWLGQIAANISYHNTIRYFSWEK from the coding sequence ATGACAACGACGACGCAACCTTTTATTAGCGAAGATTTTGTGCTGGAGAACGACTATGCCCGGTCGCTGTATTTCGACTATGTACAGCACCTGCCAATTGTTGATTACCATAATCACCTCCCGCCCGACGAAGTAGCGAACAACAGACGATACGCCAACCTGACCGAAATCTGGCTAAAGGGCGACCACTATAAATGGCGGGCCATGCGCACCAACGGCGTACCCGAATCGCACATTACGGGCGAACAGGACGACTGGACCAAGTTCCGGGCGTGGGCGCAGACGGTGCCGTACACCATGCGTAATCCACTTTACCACTGGACGCACATGGAGTTGGCTAAACCATTTGGTATCAGCAAGTTGCTGAACGCAGACACGGCACGGTCCATTTACGATTCCTGCAATGAGCAGTTGCAGAACCGCTGGTCGGCGCGGGCGTTGCTCGCTACCTACGACGTGCGCATCGTTTGCACTACCGACGACCCTACCGACGACCTGCGTTACCACCAGCAGATGCGGGCTGAATCGGGGCCAACCGAAGGCGAGGCACTGACCATGCTGCCCACCTTCCGGCCCGATGCCCTGCTACCTACCGCCGACGTTACCGGCTGGCGCAAACGCATCGACGCGCTGACTGCGGCATCGGGCGTGGCTGTTACTGACCTCAACTCGTACCTGGAAGCGATGGCCCGGCGCATTGCCACCTTCGACGCGCTGGGATGCCGGGCTTCAGACCACGGCCTGGAGCAGATGCCGCCCGTTGCCGAACGCAGCACGGCACTCGAAACCGCCTTTAAGCAATTGGTGGCCGGGCAAACGCCCACCGATGCGGGGGTATTTGAGCAGTTACAGGGGTATTTATTGCTCGAACTTTGTCGCGAATACCACAGGCGCGGCTGGGTGCAGCAGTTTCACCTCGGTGCATTGCGCAATGCCAATACACGGCTATTCAGGCGCATGGGACCGAACGTGGGGGGCGACTCCATCAGCGACCTGCCACAAGTACACCGGCTCGCGCTTTTCTTAGATGCCCTCGACCAAACCGACCAGCTTACCAAAACGGTGCTGTATAACCTGAACCCGGCTGATAACGAAGCCTTTGCTACCATGATCGGTAATTTTCAGGGTGGCATGACGATGGCAGGCAGCATTCCGGGCAAACTGCAATGGGGTAGCGGCTGGTGGTTCCTCGATCAGAAAGACGGCATGGAAGCACAGATCAACGCCCTCTCGAACATGGGCCTGCTCAGTCAGTTCATCGGCATGGTGACCGATTCGCGCAGTTTCCTGTCGTTCTCCCGGCACGACTACTTCCGGCGAATTTTGTGTAATTTGCTGGGAAAAGACATCCACAAAGGACTGTTACCCAACGACCTACCCTGGCTGGGACAAATAGCCGCCAACATCTCATACCACAATACGATTCGTTATTTTAGCTGGGAGAAGTAG
- a CDS encoding sialate O-acetylesterase, with the protein MTKHRLLVLLCCIFMNTAGHGQVVRNLQDLFRSSWNITSPVVGAVYQRGTDGSAKLSIRGSFIGGIFYVNPTISAELKRLDLNGNDMGLPAQTIPLTMLTGQGGTKSFSGEKTISAGWYQLTLKSVSAIVTFVSTKTMKVGVGEVFIIAGQSNAQGLPNKISNENVVNLPLLDAVRVQPDKFIGADFLTATDPNSIQLATQFNVRKPVFSPLTSGKEAYGNQNSGIAPLGNSLWYWVAFGEKIANQYKIPVALFNAAWGGITIKAWQESTNPAIGPLGAPIGTTNNYDPGAPYGVFKNTLQFYGSTYGVRAVLWLQGETDAKALRESAWEEQRINSANEYKDKLVAVISKSREHLPPRVGDDPLAWMVGKTSTLEGVSFFYHRVSPRQTEAETQSTILVRAGQEQVITASGLSRIYRGPDIDVIPERASGGGEPTHLAGQGLVKAADAWFSAIQTSNLLLTDPIRPARLGTEPQDVYLDANGNITTPLPPGAQYVWFSGNGGRVDLNSPAGFGTTMPDGITDPLVCIDYGNGTCALGGLVLPDANTTTEPPITNPPTGSGPLAFQIVSYDCNTGVLQYRFNSNDNSPVSVTLPGIFGGTMNPNTVATHTFPGDARQGRTITGTASQGGSQINIQFTNGCNMQGGTTDPGTPNPPTGSGSCSVSNPNSALDFADCNGVSGWALDQNNLSQPVTYDIYVDGVKTYSGLTATGDRQDLVPHFGNNPAARYHGFQYQFPANASWKNGQNHTISVRICGVNGDMNGSPKTVSGCTGGSQTQTPPPTTNPPSGSGPLTFQIVSYNCNTGVLQYRFNSSNNSPVNVTLPGIFGGTMNPNTVATHTFPADARQGRTVTGTASQDGSQVNIQFTNGCNLSGGTTEPPQTPPSGSGSLTFQVVSYDCGSGVLQYRFNSSNNSAVSVTLPGIFGGTMNPNTTATHTFPGDARQGRTVTGTASQGGNQINIQFTNGCNMSGGRKASTVTVEPTVGEVDLLVRPNPSSGQFELEFVTSLNAAYAVQITNLLGHVLWQSDGIGTGYKETKAVDLQGKFVGSAVVTVHSNGKRASKLILIKP; encoded by the coding sequence ATGACGAAACATCGTCTACTGGTACTCCTTTGCTGTATTTTCATGAACACAGCGGGTCATGGTCAGGTTGTTCGAAACCTCCAAGATCTATTCAGGTCCTCCTGGAACATAACGTCACCTGTAGTAGGTGCGGTTTATCAGAGAGGAACAGATGGATCGGCAAAACTGTCAATCAGAGGCTCCTTTATTGGAGGTATATTCTATGTTAACCCCACGATTTCCGCAGAACTCAAGAGATTAGACTTAAACGGAAATGATATGGGTTTGCCCGCTCAGACCATACCATTAACTATGCTGACGGGTCAGGGAGGAACAAAAAGCTTTTCGGGTGAAAAAACAATCAGTGCCGGTTGGTATCAACTTACCCTGAAATCTGTTTCTGCGATTGTGACGTTCGTATCAACTAAAACGATGAAAGTTGGTGTAGGAGAAGTGTTTATTATTGCAGGGCAATCAAATGCACAGGGATTACCCAACAAAATTTCGAATGAAAATGTGGTTAACCTGCCGCTTTTAGATGCGGTCAGGGTACAGCCTGATAAATTCATAGGTGCCGATTTCCTAACAGCGACTGACCCTAACTCTATCCAGTTGGCAACACAGTTTAATGTTAGAAAACCAGTATTCTCTCCTTTAACATCCGGCAAAGAGGCTTACGGCAATCAAAATTCGGGTATAGCTCCATTAGGCAATTCCTTGTGGTATTGGGTGGCTTTTGGCGAAAAGATAGCAAACCAGTATAAGATTCCTGTCGCTTTGTTTAATGCGGCCTGGGGTGGCATTACTATAAAAGCCTGGCAAGAATCAACCAACCCAGCAATTGGTCCACTGGGGGCTCCTATCGGTACTACTAACAATTATGACCCCGGTGCCCCTTATGGTGTCTTTAAAAATACACTTCAGTTTTATGGCTCTACTTACGGGGTCAGAGCGGTGTTGTGGCTGCAAGGAGAAACTGATGCTAAAGCGTTGCGTGAGAGTGCGTGGGAAGAGCAACGAATCAATTCTGCCAATGAGTATAAAGACAAACTTGTCGCAGTGATTAGCAAATCCCGTGAACATTTGCCGCCCCGCGTTGGTGATGATCCACTGGCCTGGATGGTGGGCAAAACCTCCACGCTGGAAGGTGTATCTTTCTTTTATCATAGAGTAAGCCCTCGGCAGACAGAAGCGGAAACCCAATCGACTATACTTGTGCGGGCCGGGCAGGAGCAGGTTATTACCGCGTCGGGTCTGTCGCGGATTTATCGGGGACCTGATATTGATGTCATCCCCGAACGGGCATCGGGCGGGGGCGAACCAACCCACTTAGCCGGGCAGGGCTTAGTGAAAGCCGCCGATGCGTGGTTCAGTGCCATTCAGACTTCTAATCTGTTGCTGACCGACCCGATTCGGCCTGCCCGGCTGGGTACAGAACCGCAGGACGTTTACCTCGATGCCAACGGTAATATTACAACACCCCTGCCGCCGGGCGCACAGTATGTCTGGTTCAGTGGCAATGGCGGGCGGGTCGATTTAAACAGCCCGGCAGGTTTTGGCACTACCATGCCCGATGGCATTACCGACCCGCTGGTTTGCATCGATTACGGCAATGGCACTTGTGCGCTGGGCGGTTTGGTACTGCCCGATGCCAATACAACTACTGAACCACCTATCACCAACCCGCCCACGGGCAGCGGGCCTTTGGCTTTCCAAATCGTGAGCTACGACTGCAACACGGGCGTATTGCAATACCGTTTCAACAGCAACGACAACTCGCCCGTCAGCGTGACCTTGCCGGGTATTTTTGGGGGCACGATGAACCCGAATACCGTAGCAACTCACACCTTTCCGGGCGATGCGCGGCAGGGGCGTACCATAACCGGCACCGCATCGCAGGGCGGTAGCCAAATCAACATCCAGTTCACCAACGGTTGCAACATGCAGGGCGGAACAACCGACCCCGGCACCCCTAACCCGCCTACAGGCTCAGGTTCCTGTTCGGTAAGTAACCCCAATTCGGCACTGGATTTTGCCGATTGCAATGGTGTAAGTGGTTGGGCGTTGGATCAGAACAACTTGAGTCAGCCCGTTACTTACGATATTTACGTAGACGGCGTGAAAACGTATTCGGGCTTAACCGCTACTGGCGACCGGCAGGATTTAGTACCCCACTTTGGCAACAACCCGGCGGCCCGGTATCATGGTTTTCAGTATCAGTTTCCGGCCAATGCGTCCTGGAAGAATGGGCAGAATCATACCATCTCGGTACGTATCTGCGGGGTAAACGGAGATATGAACGGTTCGCCTAAAACGGTGAGCGGTTGTACAGGTGGCTCACAAACGCAAACCCCGCCACCTACCACCAACCCACCTTCGGGCAGCGGCCCGCTAACCTTTCAGATTGTTAGCTATAACTGCAACACGGGCGTATTACAATACCGTTTTAACAGTAGCAATAACTCGCCCGTCAACGTGACTTTGCCCGGCATCTTCGGTGGCACGATGAACCCGAATACGGTGGCAACGCACACTTTCCCGGCTGATGCCCGGCAGGGCCGCACCGTAACGGGTACTGCTTCGCAGGACGGGAGTCAAGTCAATATTCAATTCACGAATGGCTGCAACTTGTCGGGGGGTACTACAGAGCCGCCCCAAACTCCGCCTTCGGGCAGTGGTTCGCTGACCTTTCAGGTAGTTAGCTACGATTGTGGTTCGGGTGTGTTGCAATACCGTTTCAACAGTAGTAACAACTCAGCGGTCAGCGTGACCCTGCCCGGCATCTTCGGTGGTACAATGAACCCGAACACAACGGCAACCCATACTTTTCCTGGCGATGCCCGACAGGGCCGTACTGTGACTGGTACAGCCTCGCAAGGTGGTAATCAGATTAACATCCAGTTCACTAACGGTTGCAATATGTCGGGCGGTCGGAAAGCCAGTACCGTAACGGTCGAGCCAACAGTTGGCGAAGTCGACCTATTGGTGCGGCCTAATCCGAGTAGTGGGCAGTTTGAACTGGAGTTTGTAACGTCCCTGAATGCAGCGTATGCCGTGCAGATTACTAATCTGTTAGGACACGTGCTCTGGCAGTCCGATGGTATTGGAACGGGCTACAAAGAAACGAAAGCTGTTGATTTACAGGGCAAATTTGTCGGTTCAGCCGTTGTAACGGTACACAGCAATGGCAAACGGGCCAGTAAGTTGATTCTGATAAAGCCTTAG